Proteins co-encoded in one Mycobacterium mantenii genomic window:
- the pstS gene encoding phosphate ABC transporter substrate-binding protein PstS: MRFARSGVALGLVAVMALALTGCGGDSNSSGAKAPPVDCGGKKVLKDSGSTAQQNAIEQFVYAYVRACPGYTLDYNANGSGAGVTEFVNNQTDLAGSDVPLDPSTGQNDRAAQRCGSPAWDLPTVFGPIAVTYHLSGVNGLKLDGPTVAKIFNGTITKWDDPALKAINSALNLPSTPITVIFRSDKSGTTANFQKYLDGASDGAWGKGGSETFNGGVGQGASGNNGTSALLQNTEGSITYNEWSFAVGKQLSMASIITSAGPDAVPITKDAVEKTIAGATFSGQGNDLVLDTSSFYKPTQSGAYPIVLATYEIVCSKYPDAATGAAVKAFMQAAIGPGQDGLDQYGSIPLPSSFTTKLSSAVNAIS; the protein is encoded by the coding sequence GTGAGGTTCGCTCGATCTGGTGTCGCACTGGGCCTGGTCGCCGTCATGGCCCTGGCGCTGACAGGATGCGGCGGCGACTCGAACTCGTCCGGCGCCAAGGCGCCGCCGGTGGACTGCGGCGGCAAGAAGGTGCTGAAAGACAGCGGCTCGACGGCGCAGCAGAACGCGATCGAACAATTCGTCTACGCCTACGTTCGCGCCTGCCCGGGCTACACGCTGGATTACAACGCGAACGGGTCCGGCGCCGGCGTGACGGAATTCGTCAACAACCAGACCGACCTCGCCGGTTCCGATGTCCCCTTGGACCCCTCCACGGGCCAGAACGACCGGGCGGCGCAGCGGTGCGGTTCGCCGGCCTGGGATCTACCCACCGTGTTCGGACCGATCGCCGTCACCTATCACCTCAGCGGGGTGAACGGGCTGAAACTGGATGGGCCGACCGTCGCTAAGATCTTCAACGGCACCATCACCAAGTGGGACGATCCGGCGCTGAAGGCGATCAACTCGGCCCTCAACCTGCCCTCGACGCCCATCACGGTCATCTTCCGCAGTGACAAATCCGGTACCACTGCGAATTTTCAGAAGTATCTCGATGGCGCGTCCGACGGCGCCTGGGGCAAGGGCGGCAGCGAGACGTTCAATGGCGGCGTCGGGCAGGGCGCCAGCGGGAACAACGGCACTTCCGCGCTGCTGCAGAACACCGAGGGGTCGATCACCTACAACGAGTGGTCCTTCGCTGTGGGTAAGCAGCTGAGCATGGCGTCGATCATCACGTCGGCGGGCCCGGACGCGGTGCCCATCACCAAGGACGCCGTCGAGAAGACGATCGCCGGGGCGACCTTCAGCGGGCAGGGCAACGACCTGGTGCTGGACACCTCGTCCTTTTACAAGCCGACACAGTCCGGCGCCTACCCGATCGTGCTGGCGACCTACGAGATCGTCTGCTCGAAGTACCCCGACGCGGCCACCGGTGCGGCGGTGAAGGCGTTCATGCAGGCGGCGATCGGTCCGGGCCAGGACGGCTTGGACCAGTACGGTTCCATCCCGCTGCCCAGCTCGTTCACGACGAAGCTGTCGAGCGCGGTCAATGCGATTTCCTGA
- a CDS encoding PP2C family protein-serine/threonine phosphatase, which yields MSLLLVEDDRADAVLVEDLIADAVTDIRVVWAQSMADAERELKSARPDCVLLDLHLPDASGIDALNRIAHVDGTVPIVVLTGLNDEYFGASAVAAGAQDYMVKGRVEPEMLRRALLYAIERKRAELIAADLHATQLRARENALLERGLLPSPLLLDNPGVDIVARYRPSREDALLCGDFYDVVQTPDRIVHVLIGDVAGHGPHEAALGAALRIAFRALTFAGVHGVELMRQLERVLYSERTDTGVFATVLSLEIAPDSPRVNVIRAGHPGMLVQAGGTVQWHEPAGGPALGLHAGDWPSEELDLPTGHALLLLTDGLFEGYSGKGAQRLGEDGLLALARAHADRPGHAFVDALINGAQELAQPRGGLTDDIAVLRVERTTT from the coding sequence TTGTCGTTGCTGTTGGTCGAGGACGACCGCGCCGACGCGGTGCTGGTGGAAGACCTGATCGCCGACGCGGTCACCGACATCCGGGTGGTGTGGGCGCAGTCGATGGCGGATGCCGAACGCGAGCTGAAATCCGCCCGGCCCGACTGCGTGCTGCTGGACCTGCACCTGCCCGACGCCAGTGGAATCGACGCGCTGAACCGCATCGCCCACGTCGACGGCACCGTCCCTATCGTGGTGCTCACCGGACTGAACGACGAGTACTTCGGTGCTTCGGCCGTCGCCGCCGGTGCGCAGGACTACATGGTCAAGGGCCGGGTCGAGCCGGAGATGCTGCGCCGCGCGCTGCTGTACGCCATCGAGCGCAAGCGCGCCGAACTCATCGCCGCCGATCTGCATGCGACGCAGTTGCGGGCCCGGGAGAACGCGCTGCTGGAACGCGGCCTGCTGCCCTCGCCGCTGCTGCTGGACAACCCGGGCGTCGACATCGTCGCCCGGTACCGGCCGAGCCGCGAAGACGCACTGCTGTGCGGCGACTTCTATGACGTCGTCCAGACGCCCGACCGGATCGTGCACGTGCTGATCGGTGACGTCGCCGGACACGGTCCGCACGAGGCGGCGCTGGGCGCGGCATTGCGGATCGCGTTTCGAGCGCTCACCTTCGCTGGTGTGCACGGCGTGGAACTGATGCGCCAACTCGAGCGGGTCTTGTATTCGGAACGAACCGACACCGGGGTCTTCGCGACCGTGCTCAGCCTCGAAATCGCGCCCGACAGCCCGCGAGTCAACGTCATCCGTGCCGGCCATCCCGGGATGTTGGTGCAGGCCGGGGGAACCGTCCAGTGGCACGAGCCGGCGGGTGGCCCGGCACTGGGCCTGCACGCCGGCGATTGGCCGTCCGAGGAGCTGGACCTGCCGACCGGGCATGCCCTGCTCTTGCTGACCGACGGACTCTTCGAGGGATATTCGGGAAAGGGCGCGCAGCGCCTCGGCGAGGACGGCCTGCTTGCCCTGGCGCGCGCGCACGCGGATCGGCCCGGCCACGCGTTCGTCGACGCGCTGATCAACGGCGCCCAGGAACTCGCCCAGCCACGCGGCGGTCTGACCGATGACATCGCCGTCCTGCGCGTCGAGAGGACTACCACGTGA
- a CDS encoding response regulator, translated as MTTPEGRAIDILLVEDDPGDELITREAFEHNKLKNRLHVAHDGEEGLNYLYRRGEFADAPRPDLILLDLNLPKYDGRQLLEKIKSDPDLARIPVVVLTTSSAEEDILKSYKLHANAYVTKPVDLDQFMKAVRQIDEFFVQVVRLPGNGA; from the coding sequence ATGACCACCCCGGAAGGCAGGGCAATCGACATCCTGCTCGTCGAGGATGACCCGGGCGATGAGCTCATCACCCGAGAAGCGTTCGAGCACAACAAGCTCAAGAACAGGCTCCACGTCGCCCACGACGGGGAGGAAGGCCTCAATTACCTTTACCGGCGCGGTGAGTTCGCCGACGCGCCGCGGCCCGACCTCATCCTGCTCGACCTGAATCTGCCCAAATACGACGGCCGCCAGCTGCTGGAGAAGATCAAGTCCGACCCCGACCTGGCTCGCATCCCCGTCGTGGTGCTCACCACCTCCTCGGCCGAGGAGGACATCCTGAAGAGCTACAAACTGCACGCCAATGCCTACGTCACCAAACCCGTTGACCTGGACCAATTCATGAAGGCCGTCCGTCAGATCGACGAGTTCTTCGTTCAGGTTGTGCGGCTGCCAGGCAACGGGGCCTAA
- a CDS encoding sensor histidine kinase has translation MMASRPLRLTELTVRGWLALVLWVMGVTVLVGALVGAALLHRTDEVSRQLAQNIQPARVAAVRLQSALRDQETGMRGYMIAADRQFLAPYYDGQRAEQDAADEIRRLVGGRAELMADLDAVEAAAADWRTNYAEPLIANVAPKTPAYVSPRTADMGKVKFDHLRELFETQNTHLALARAAAIDELNEINGWRDWVLGTTVLIVIGAALLLGLLSRAAITRPIAALAAACRRITEGNFEETISPPRRPRDIRKMAIDVEDMRKRIVEELAVSQNAQAQLDDQAAELRRSNTELEQFAYVASHDLQEPLRKVASFCQLLEKRYGDKLDERGIEYIGFAVDGAKRMQALINDLLTFSRVGRLGTTETEVQLDATLDAGLSNLAVAVEETDAQIVRPAQPLPQIVGDPMLLTMLWQNLIGNAIKFRHKDRRPCVVIECAPGTGTHDGEWVLSVADNGIGIPEEFSDKVFVIFQRLHGRDVYAGTGVGLALVKKIIEHHGGTVRIDTSYTEGTRFEFTLPMPEPVDEADSVALEGAHQ, from the coding sequence GTGATGGCATCGCGTCCGCTTCGGCTCACCGAGCTCACCGTGCGGGGATGGCTGGCGTTGGTGCTGTGGGTCATGGGGGTGACGGTGCTCGTCGGGGCGTTGGTCGGCGCCGCGTTGCTGCATCGCACCGACGAGGTGTCGCGCCAATTGGCCCAGAACATTCAGCCGGCGCGCGTCGCCGCGGTGCGTTTGCAGTCGGCGCTGCGGGACCAGGAGACGGGCATGCGCGGCTACATGATCGCCGCCGACCGGCAGTTCCTCGCGCCGTATTACGACGGGCAGCGTGCCGAACAGGATGCGGCCGACGAAATTCGGCGTCTGGTGGGCGGACGCGCGGAGCTGATGGCCGATCTGGACGCGGTGGAAGCCGCCGCCGCCGACTGGCGGACAAACTATGCCGAGCCACTGATCGCCAACGTGGCTCCCAAGACTCCGGCGTACGTCAGCCCCCGCACGGCCGACATGGGCAAGGTCAAATTCGACCATCTGCGTGAGCTTTTCGAGACGCAGAACACGCACCTGGCGTTGGCCAGGGCGGCTGCCATAGATGAGCTCAACGAGATCAACGGCTGGCGGGATTGGGTGCTGGGCACCACGGTGCTGATCGTCATCGGGGCGGCCCTGCTGCTGGGGCTGCTCAGCCGCGCCGCGATCACCCGGCCGATCGCGGCGCTGGCCGCGGCCTGCCGGCGGATAACCGAGGGCAATTTCGAGGAGACGATCTCGCCTCCGCGGCGGCCCAGGGACATTCGGAAGATGGCGATCGACGTGGAGGACATGCGCAAGCGCATCGTCGAGGAACTCGCGGTTTCGCAGAATGCCCAGGCGCAGCTGGACGACCAGGCCGCGGAATTACGGCGATCCAACACCGAGCTGGAGCAGTTCGCCTACGTCGCATCCCATGACCTGCAGGAGCCGCTGCGCAAGGTGGCATCCTTTTGCCAGCTGCTGGAAAAGCGCTACGGCGACAAGCTCGACGAACGCGGCATCGAATACATCGGGTTCGCGGTCGACGGCGCCAAACGCATGCAGGCGCTGATCAACGACCTGCTCACCTTCTCCCGGGTCGGCCGGCTGGGCACCACCGAAACCGAGGTGCAACTCGACGCGACGCTCGATGCCGGCCTGTCGAACCTGGCCGTCGCGGTTGAGGAAACGGATGCACAAATCGTGCGGCCGGCGCAGCCGCTCCCGCAGATCGTCGGGGATCCGATGCTGCTGACAATGCTGTGGCAGAACTTGATCGGCAACGCGATCAAGTTCCGGCACAAGGACCGTCGGCCTTGCGTCGTCATCGAATGCGCGCCGGGCACCGGCACCCATGACGGCGAATGGGTGCTGAGCGTGGCGGACAACGGAATCGGCATCCCGGAGGAATTCTCCGACAAGGTCTTCGTGATCTTCCAGCGGCTGCACGGCCGGGATGTGTACGCCGGCACCGGAGTAGGCCTGGCACTGGTCAAGAAGATCATCGAGCACCACGGCGGCACCGTCCGGATCGACACGTCCTACACCGAGGGGACCCGATTCGAATTCACCCTTCCCATGCCCGAACCCGTCGACGAAGCAGACTCGGTTGCTTTGGAAGGAGCGCATCAATGA
- the pstA gene encoding phosphate ABC transporter permease PstA translates to MVGTRRKVVNALFWGACVCCLAVVVVPTLWMLIEVVGRALPVFKWSVLTENTRGNGGGLRNAIVGTVVVGVGVMLVGGTVSVLTGIYLSEFAGGRMRSVLRGAYEMLSGIPSIVLGYVGYLALVVKFHWGFSLAAGVLTLSAMSIPYIAKATESALAQVPTSYREGAEALGLPLGWTLRKIVLKSAIPGIVTGLLVALALAVGETAPMLYTAGWSNSVPSGKLTDSPVGYLTYPIWTFYNLPSKAARNLSYDAAFLLIVFVLLLIILGRLITWFARRHSESQ, encoded by the coding sequence GTGGTCGGTACCCGACGCAAGGTCGTCAACGCGCTGTTCTGGGGCGCGTGCGTGTGCTGCCTGGCGGTGGTGGTCGTGCCGACGCTGTGGATGCTGATCGAGGTCGTCGGGCGTGCGTTACCGGTCTTCAAATGGAGTGTGTTGACCGAAAACACCCGCGGCAACGGTGGTGGCCTGCGCAACGCGATCGTCGGGACCGTCGTCGTCGGCGTCGGCGTCATGCTGGTCGGGGGCACCGTCAGCGTGTTGACCGGCATCTATCTCTCCGAATTCGCCGGTGGCAGAATGCGTTCCGTTCTGCGCGGCGCCTACGAAATGCTGTCCGGCATCCCGTCGATCGTGCTCGGCTACGTCGGCTATCTGGCCCTGGTGGTGAAGTTCCACTGGGGGTTTTCCCTGGCGGCCGGGGTGCTGACGCTTTCGGCGATGAGCATTCCGTACATCGCCAAGGCCACCGAATCCGCGCTTGCACAGGTGCCCACGTCCTACCGGGAGGGGGCAGAGGCGCTGGGGCTGCCGCTCGGTTGGACGCTGCGCAAAATCGTGCTCAAGTCGGCGATCCCCGGGATCGTCACCGGTCTGCTGGTGGCGCTCGCGCTGGCGGTCGGCGAGACGGCGCCGATGTTGTACACGGCGGGCTGGTCGAATTCGGTGCCGAGCGGAAAGCTCACCGACTCACCGGTCGGCTACCTGACTTACCCGATCTGGACGTTCTACAACCTGCCCTCGAAGGCGGCTCGCAACCTGTCCTACGACGCGGCGTTCCTGCTGATCGTGTTCGTGTTGCTGCTGATCATCCTCGGGCGCCTGATCACCTGGTTCGCACGGCGGCACTCGGAATCGCAATGA
- the pstC gene encoding phosphate ABC transporter permease subunit PstC, translating into MGAALQRIRGVRRPGLAIRSLGAVGAVVPLLALVFVLVTLLLEALPAIRVNGLHFFTATDWNPGNTYGDAVVTRGVQHPVGAYYGALPLIVGTLATSAIALIIGVPVSIGAALVIVERLPKRLASAIGMVLELLAGIPSVVVGLWGAMTFGPFIAHYVAPVIARNAPDVPVLSYFRGNTGNGEGLLVSGLVLAVMVIPIIASTTRDLIRQVPVLPREGAVALGMTDWECARRVTLPWVSSGIVGAVVLGLGRALGETMAVAMVSGAVLGAMPTNIYATMTTIAATVVSQLDSAMTDFTDFAVKTLAEVSLVLMVITLLTNVAARAMVRRVSGTALPVGRGI; encoded by the coding sequence ATGGGGGCTGCACTGCAGCGGATCCGTGGCGTGCGCCGCCCGGGTCTGGCCATCCGTTCCCTGGGTGCCGTGGGTGCGGTGGTTCCGCTGCTCGCGCTGGTGTTCGTGCTCGTGACCCTGCTGCTCGAGGCGCTGCCCGCGATCAGGGTCAACGGGCTGCACTTCTTTACCGCGACCGACTGGAACCCCGGCAACACGTATGGCGACGCCGTCGTCACCCGTGGCGTCCAACATCCGGTCGGCGCCTACTACGGGGCGTTGCCGCTGATCGTCGGGACCCTGGCGACCTCGGCGATCGCCCTGATCATCGGGGTACCGGTGTCGATCGGGGCCGCGCTGGTGATCGTGGAGCGGTTGCCGAAGCGTCTCGCGTCGGCCATCGGGATGGTGCTCGAACTGCTCGCCGGCATCCCCAGCGTCGTCGTCGGCCTGTGGGGCGCAATGACGTTCGGGCCGTTCATCGCCCACTACGTGGCTCCGGTGATCGCCCGCAACGCCCCCGACGTGCCGGTGCTGAGCTACTTCCGCGGCAACACCGGTAACGGCGAGGGCTTGTTGGTGTCCGGCCTGGTGCTGGCGGTGATGGTCATTCCCATCATCGCCAGCACCACCCGCGACCTGATCCGGCAGGTGCCCGTGTTGCCCCGCGAGGGTGCCGTCGCACTGGGGATGACCGACTGGGAGTGCGCGCGGCGGGTCACCCTGCCGTGGGTGTCGAGCGGCATCGTCGGCGCCGTCGTGCTCGGGCTCGGGCGCGCATTGGGCGAGACGATGGCCGTCGCCATGGTGTCGGGCGCGGTGCTGGGCGCGATGCCCACCAACATCTACGCGACGATGACCACCATCGCCGCCACCGTTGTGTCGCAGCTGGATTCGGCGATGACCGACTTCACCGACTTCGCGGTGAAGACGCTTGCCGAGGTCTCCCTGGTGCTCATGGTGATCACGTTGCTGACCAACGTCGCGGCCCGCGCGATGGTGCGGCGGGTGTCGGGCACGGCGCTGCCGGTGGGGCGGGGTATCTGA
- a CDS encoding acyl-CoA dehydrogenase, whose product MAGWAGNPDFDLFQLPAEHQELRAAIRALAEKEIAPHAADVDENSRFPDEALEALNASGFNAVHVPEEYGGQGADSVAACIVIEEVARVDTSASLIPAVNKLGTMGLILRGSDELKKQVLPSIADGSAMASYALSEREAGSDAASMRTRAKADGDDWILNGAKCWITNGGKSSWYTVMAVTDPDKGANGISSFMVHKDDEGFSVGPKEKKLGIKGSPTTELYFENCRIPGDRIIGEPGTGFKTALATLDHTRPTIGAQAVGIAQGALDAAIGYTKDRKQFGRPVSDNQGVQFMLADMAMKVESARLMVYHAAARAERGESHLGFISAASKCLASDVAMEVTTDAVQLFGGAGYTIDFPVERMMRDAKITQIYEGTNQIQRVVMSRALLR is encoded by the coding sequence ATGGCTGGCTGGGCCGGAAACCCCGACTTCGATCTGTTTCAACTGCCCGCAGAGCACCAGGAGCTGCGCGCGGCCATCCGCGCGCTGGCGGAGAAGGAGATCGCTCCGCACGCCGCCGACGTGGACGAGAATTCCCGCTTCCCCGACGAGGCGCTGGAGGCGCTGAACGCCTCCGGGTTCAACGCCGTGCACGTGCCCGAGGAGTACGGCGGGCAGGGTGCGGACTCGGTGGCGGCGTGCATCGTGATCGAGGAGGTCGCCCGCGTCGACACGTCGGCGTCGCTGATTCCCGCGGTCAACAAGCTGGGCACCATGGGGCTGATCCTGCGGGGCTCCGACGAGCTCAAGAAGCAGGTGCTGCCGTCGATCGCGGACGGCTCGGCGATGGCGTCCTACGCGCTGAGCGAGCGCGAGGCCGGCAGCGACGCGGCGTCGATGCGGACCCGGGCCAAGGCCGACGGGGACGACTGGATTCTCAACGGCGCCAAGTGCTGGATCACCAACGGCGGCAAGTCGAGCTGGTACACGGTGATGGCCGTGACCGATCCGGACAAGGGCGCCAACGGCATCTCGTCGTTCATGGTGCACAAGGACGACGAGGGCTTCAGCGTCGGTCCGAAGGAGAAGAAGCTGGGCATCAAAGGCTCGCCGACCACCGAGCTGTACTTCGAGAACTGCCGCATTCCGGGCGATCGGATCATCGGCGAGCCGGGCACCGGCTTCAAGACCGCGCTCGCCACGCTGGACCACACCCGGCCCACCATCGGCGCCCAGGCCGTCGGCATCGCCCAGGGCGCGCTGGACGCCGCCATCGGCTACACCAAGGACCGCAAGCAGTTCGGCCGTCCGGTCAGCGACAACCAGGGTGTGCAGTTCATGCTCGCCGACATGGCCATGAAGGTGGAGTCCGCCCGGCTGATGGTGTATCACGCCGCCGCCCGCGCCGAGCGCGGCGAATCCCACCTGGGCTTCATCTCCGCGGCATCCAAGTGCCTGGCTTCCGACGTCGCGATGGAGGTGACCACCGACGCGGTGCAGCTGTTCGGCGGCGCCGGCTACACCATCGACTTTCCCGTCGAGCGGATGATGCGCGACGCCAAGATCACTCAGATCTACGAAGGCACCAATCAGATTCAGCGCGTGGTGATGTCACGGGCGTTGCTGCGCTGA
- a CDS encoding serine/threonine-protein kinase PknD, whose protein sequence is MSDSGPASRVGSWFGPYRLVRLLRQGGMGEVYEAEDTRKRRMVALKLISPEFTGNAEFRARLQREADIAGRLTEPHVVPIHDYGEIDGRFYVEMRLVDGVDLGTLLRRDGPLAAPRAVAIISQVAAALDAAHATGVTHRDVTPGNILVTPSDFAYLADFGIARAATDPGLTQVGTAIGTYYYMAPERFTDDDVTHSVDIYSLACVLSECLTGSPPYRADTVERLVAAHLTKTPAPPSQLRPGAFPPALDQVIAKGMAKNPEERYRTAGEFAAAAHHALTTSEQRKATTILREGESAALGAGTNDPRMTREAGSFASSPSADTVAGPWPTGGNGANRIDRSGRAPSLIRAAPTGSGRVYRPAPDFGRPATPSDSKRKQWIIVGAIALVALVAFVVAVIGYLSTGSSGPSKQASGQSVLPFKGIDFRLSPGGVALDSAGNVYVTSEGMYGRAVKLTTGSDATTVLPFNGLYEPQGLAVDGAGTVYVADFNNRVISMSAGSNSQKELPFSGLSYPEGVAVDSQGAVYVADRGNSRVVKLAAGSKTQAVLPFNGLHNPDGVAVDPAGNVYVADTDNNRVVKLDAASNTASELPFHDLSVPWGIAVDNSGTVYVTEHDKNDVVKYPQGATTGTVVPFTGLNTPLAVTVDKDRNVYVADRGNDRVVKLTP, encoded by the coding sequence GTGAGCGATAGCGGGCCGGCCTCGCGGGTCGGTTCCTGGTTCGGCCCCTACCGGCTGGTGCGACTTCTGCGCCAGGGCGGCATGGGTGAGGTTTACGAGGCCGAGGACACCCGCAAGCGCCGCATGGTGGCGCTGAAACTGATCTCGCCGGAGTTCACCGGCAACGCGGAGTTCCGTGCCCGGCTACAGCGCGAGGCCGACATCGCCGGGCGGCTGACCGAGCCGCACGTGGTGCCCATCCACGATTATGGCGAGATCGACGGGCGGTTCTATGTCGAGATGCGCCTCGTCGACGGCGTCGACCTGGGCACGCTGTTGCGCCGCGACGGTCCGTTGGCCGCGCCGCGCGCGGTCGCCATTATCAGCCAGGTCGCCGCCGCGCTGGACGCCGCGCACGCCACCGGGGTGACGCACCGCGACGTCACCCCGGGGAACATCCTGGTCACCCCCAGCGACTTCGCCTACCTGGCCGACTTCGGCATCGCGCGGGCCGCGACCGATCCGGGGCTGACCCAGGTCGGGACCGCGATCGGAACCTATTACTACATGGCCCCGGAACGATTCACCGACGATGACGTCACCCACAGCGTCGACATCTATTCGCTCGCATGTGTTTTGAGTGAGTGCCTGACCGGCTCGCCGCCATACCGCGCCGATACCGTCGAACGGCTGGTCGCCGCGCATCTGACGAAGACGCCCGCGCCGCCCAGCCAATTGCGCCCCGGCGCGTTTCCTCCCGCCTTGGACCAGGTGATCGCCAAGGGCATGGCCAAGAATCCCGAGGAGCGCTATCGCACCGCAGGCGAATTCGCCGCCGCCGCCCATCACGCGCTGACCACGTCCGAGCAGCGGAAGGCGACCACCATTCTGCGCGAGGGGGAAAGCGCGGCCCTGGGCGCGGGGACCAACGATCCGCGCATGACGCGCGAGGCGGGTTCGTTCGCCTCGTCGCCGAGCGCGGACACCGTGGCGGGCCCGTGGCCCACGGGAGGGAACGGGGCGAACAGAATCGACCGGTCCGGCCGTGCGCCGTCGTTGATCCGCGCCGCCCCAACGGGTTCCGGACGCGTCTATCGACCCGCCCCGGACTTCGGGCGCCCCGCCACGCCGAGCGACAGCAAACGCAAACAGTGGATCATCGTGGGGGCCATCGCCCTCGTCGCGCTGGTCGCCTTCGTCGTGGCGGTGATCGGCTACCTGTCCACCGGATCCTCTGGGCCGTCGAAGCAGGCGAGCGGTCAAAGTGTGTTGCCGTTCAAGGGCATTGACTTTCGCTTGTCTCCGGGCGGGGTGGCGCTGGACAGCGCCGGCAACGTTTACGTGACCAGCGAGGGCATGTATGGCCGGGCGGTGAAGCTGACGACCGGTTCGGACGCCACGACGGTGCTGCCGTTCAACGGGCTCTACGAGCCGCAGGGCCTGGCCGTCGACGGCGCGGGCACCGTGTACGTTGCCGATTTCAACAACCGGGTGATCAGCATGTCCGCGGGCTCCAACAGCCAGAAGGAGCTGCCGTTCAGCGGCCTGAGCTACCCGGAGGGTGTCGCCGTCGACAGCCAGGGCGCCGTGTATGTCGCCGACCGCGGCAACAGCAGGGTGGTGAAGCTGGCGGCGGGATCCAAGACCCAGGCGGTGCTGCCGTTCAACGGACTCCACAACCCGGACGGGGTGGCCGTCGATCCCGCGGGCAATGTCTACGTCGCGGACACCGACAACAACAGGGTGGTGAAGCTCGACGCTGCGTCGAATACCGCCTCGGAGTTGCCATTTCACGACCTGTCCGTGCCGTGGGGGATCGCCGTGGACAACAGCGGCACCGTCTACGTCACCGAGCACGACAAGAACGACGTCGTCAAGTACCCTCAGGGCGCGACCACCGGGACCGTCGTGCCGTTCACCGGACTCAACACGCCCCTGGCGGTGACGGTCGACAAGGACCGGAACGTCTACGTCGCCGACCGCGGCAACGACCGGGTGGTCAAGCTGACGCCGTGA
- the pstS gene encoding phosphate ABC transporter substrate-binding protein PstS, producing MKARLGTLLGLVAIAPPALGIAACGSKATGGAASTGPTARSVATAPAASTMELSETGSTLLYPLMSEWGAAYRAKYPNVTITTQGSGSGAGISQVAAGAVIIGGSDAYLSEGDMAAHKGLMNIALAISAQQVNYNLPGVHQHLKLNGKVLAAMYQGTIKTWNDPKIAGINPGLQLPDTPVVPLHRSDGSGSTFQFTQYLSRQDPDGWGRSPGFGTTVAFPAVPGALGENGDGAMVTGCAANPGCVAYTSIGSLDEADRHGLGEAKLGNASGRYLLPKAKSIQAAAAGLASKTPANQAISLINGPAAGGYPIVNYEYAIVNENQRDGATAQTLQAFLHWTITDGNNASFLDKVHFQPLPADVAKSSDAQIAKISG from the coding sequence GTGAAGGCTCGTCTGGGTACGCTGCTGGGCCTGGTGGCCATCGCGCCGCCGGCCTTGGGGATCGCGGCTTGCGGTTCGAAGGCGACGGGTGGCGCGGCGAGTACCGGGCCGACTGCCCGCAGCGTCGCCACCGCGCCGGCGGCGTCCACGATGGAGCTCTCGGAGACCGGCAGCACGCTGCTCTATCCCCTGATGAGCGAATGGGGCGCCGCCTATCGGGCGAAGTACCCGAACGTCACTATCACCACCCAGGGCAGCGGCTCGGGCGCCGGGATCTCCCAGGTCGCGGCCGGGGCTGTCATCATCGGCGGCTCCGACGCCTACCTGTCCGAGGGCGACATGGCCGCGCACAAGGGCCTGATGAACATCGCGCTAGCCATCTCGGCGCAGCAGGTCAACTACAACCTGCCCGGTGTCCATCAGCACCTCAAGCTCAACGGCAAGGTGCTGGCCGCCATGTACCAGGGCACGATCAAAACCTGGAACGACCCGAAGATCGCCGGCATCAACCCCGGCCTGCAACTCCCCGATACCCCGGTGGTTCCGCTGCACCGCTCCGACGGCTCCGGCAGTACGTTTCAGTTCACCCAGTACCTGTCCAGGCAGGATCCCGATGGCTGGGGTCGCTCCCCCGGCTTCGGCACCACCGTCGCCTTTCCGGCGGTGCCGGGCGCGCTGGGCGAGAACGGCGACGGAGCCATGGTGACCGGCTGCGCCGCGAATCCCGGCTGTGTGGCCTACACCAGTATCGGCTCCCTCGACGAGGCAGACCGGCACGGGCTCGGCGAGGCCAAGCTGGGCAACGCCTCCGGCAGATACCTACTGCCGAAGGCCAAAAGCATTCAGGCCGCGGCCGCCGGCCTCGCCTCGAAAACCCCAGCAAACCAGGCGATCTCACTGATCAACGGCCCAGCCGCCGGCGGGTACCCGATCGTCAACTACGAGTACGCGATCGTCAACGAAAACCAGCGCGACGGTGCCACCGCTCAGACCCTGCAGGCCTTCCTCCACTGGACGATCACCGACGGCAACAACGCCTCGTTCCTGGACAAGGTCCACTTCCAGCCGCTGCCGGCCGACGTGGCGAAGTCGTCGGACGCCCAAATCGCCAAGATCAGCGGATGA